CATGGTCCTGATGGCAATCATCTACTTGTTTCTCCCGCTGGGCACCATGGTCTTTCTGCTGATGACCGATATGCTGACGCCGCAGGGTAAAAAGTAAGATGGCGAAGGATGAACTGATGGCGAAGGATGAACTGCTTGAGGCTATCGAGCGCACCCGTAGAAAGTCCACCCTGCAGCGCTTCATTGAAAGCCCACTGCGCACCATAAGGGAGAAGCGCTACATACTGTATCTGATTTCGGTGGGCATTGCGGCAAGCTGCGCCGCGGTGGCGCTGTGGCTGGGTGTGGAACCCACCCAGGTCGTCATTCTCGCTTTCGTCGTGGCTATCTTACCACCGGCCTTTTACCAGTTGCACGAGACTACCCGGACAAGAAGAATGGAGGCCGAGTTCCCCAGCCTGATACGCGACCTCGGCCTCGCCATGAAGTCGGGCATGAACCCGAGGGCGGCGATAAGCACCTGTGCCCAGGGACAATACGGCATGCTTACCCCGGAGATAAAGCACATCTACAATCTGATGAGCTGGGGGGTTTCCTTTGAGGAGTCCCTGCTCTACTTCGTCAAGAAGTATCCCACCACGCTCATCCGGCGGACGGTCTCGACAATCATGGAGGCGTCCCAAATGGGCGGTGAGATAGGCGCCGTATTGGAGAGCGTGGCCGCCGATATAGGGGAGACGAAGGCTTTAGAGGAGAGGAGAAGCGCTGAGTCCAAGCCCTACCTGATAGTCGGTTACCTCGGCTACTTCGTCTTCCTCGGCGTCCTCCTGGTGCTCAGCAACCAGTTCCTCCCCATGGTCAGTGAGGCGGCGAAAATAGTGGCCGACAAGCCGCAGCTGGGCGGTGTGGGACAGTTTGCCGTCACCGAAAAAGATGTGGAGCAGTACAAGATACTC
The DNA window shown above is from Chloroflexota bacterium and carries:
- a CDS encoding type II secretion system F family protein — encoded protein: MAKDELMAKDELLEAIERTRRKSTLQRFIESPLRTIREKRYILYLISVGIAASCAAVALWLGVEPTQVVILAFVVAILPPAFYQLHETTRTRRMEAEFPSLIRDLGLAMKSGMNPRAAISTCAQGQYGMLTPEIKHIYNLMSWGVSFEESLLYFVKKYPTTLIRRTVSTIMEASQMGGEIGAVLESVAADIGETKALEERRSAESKPYLIVGYLGYFVFLGVLLVLSNQFLPMVSEAAKIVADKPQLGGVGQFAVTEKDVEQYKILFFHALLIQGFCAGIVTGKIGEGSAVAGLKHSVFFMVVAFIAYTLFI